One Micropterus dolomieu isolate WLL.071019.BEF.003 ecotype Adirondacks linkage group LG23, ASM2129224v1, whole genome shotgun sequence DNA window includes the following coding sequences:
- the LOC123963275 gene encoding filamin-C-like isoform X10, producing the protein MMSNSGYLEPHQLPPQFYQSAADIGEEEEEMPATEKDLAEDAPWKKIQQNTFTRWCNEHLKCMNKRINDLQKDLSDGLKLIGLLEVLSQKKMYRKYHSRPNFRQMKLENVSVALEFLEREHIRLVSIDSKAIVDGNLKLILGLIWTLILHYSISMPMWEDEDDEDAKKLTPKQRLLGWIQNKVPQLPITNFHRDWRDGKALGALVDNCAPGLCPDWETWDPSQPVENAREAMQQADDWLGVPQVIAPEEIVDPNVDEHSVMTYLSQFPKSKLKPGAPLRAKTLHPKRAKAYGPGIEPRGNVVLKPAEFLVETVEAGLGEVLVYVEDPEGHTEEARVIPNNDKNRTYSVVYLPKVEGLHKVKVLFAGQDIDRSPFMVNISKAMGDPSRVQARGPGLQSTGNVANKPTYFDIYTAGAGAGDVGVIIVDSNGRRDTVEIVLENKGDSIFRCTYVPVLEGPHTVYVTFAGQQIPRSPFTVHISEACNPNACRASGRGLQPKGLRVKEVADFKVYTKGAGSGELKVTVKGPKGLEEPVKVLEMENGIFECNYYPIMTGKYIVTITWGGHSIPRSPFEVQVSVEAGPQKVRAWGPGLETGMVGKSADFVVEAIGTEVGTLGFSIEGPSQAKIECDDKGDGSCDVRYWPTEPGDYAVHVICDDEDIKDSPFMAHILPAANDVFPENVKCYGPGLEPLGCIVNKPADFTIDTHEAGRGELKLYAQDAEGFPIDIQITDNGDNTFFCVYTPSKPIKHTIIITWGEVNVPNSPFRVMIGEGSHPEKVKVYGPGVEKTGLKANEPTYFTVDCSEAGQGDVSIGIKCAPGVVGPAEADIDFDIIKNDNDTFTVKYTPPGAGQYTIMVLFADQEIPISPFRIKVDPSHDAAKVRAEGPGLSKTGVEVGKPTHFTIFTKGAGKAKPEVYFTGAAKGDAVRDFEIIDNHDYSYTVRYTAVQQGNMSVTVCHGGDPIPKSPFNISVAPPLDLSKVKVQGLNNKVDVGKDEEFTVSTQGAGGQGKLDVKITSPSRRPIPCKLESGTANEMHTVKYIPPEEGPYRVDITYDGNPVPGSPFTVEGVMPPDPTKVRAYGPGLQGGVVGKPAPFAIDTKGAGTGGLGLTVEGPCEAKIECQDNGDGSCSVSYLPTEPGEYAINILFADQHIPGSPFKAMVQSAFDPSKVTASGPGLERAKVNEDGSFTVDCSKAGEAELTIEIISDSGAKAEVHVQNNSDGTYSITYIPQFHGMYTITIKYGGHAVPKFPTRLQVDPAVDTSGVKVYGPGVEPRGVLREVTTHFIVDARAHYKSGGSHIKACISNPSGSNTDAYITDKGDGTYRVEYTPYEDGLHLIELLFDEVSVPKSPFRVSVAEGCDPSRVRAYGPGLEEGLVNKPNRFTVETRGAGTGGLGLAIEGPSEAKMSCKDNKDGSCSVEYIPFTPGEYDVNITFGGLPIPGSPFRVPVRELVDPSKVKCSGPGLGSGVRAHVPQTFTVDSSKAGVAPLEVLLYGPTGVAEPISITDNGDGTHTVNYTPANDGPYTVCVKYADQEVPRSPFKIKTLPAHDASKVRASGPGLNASGVPASLPVEFTIDARDAGEGLLTVQILDPEGKPKKANIRDNRDGTYTVSYVPDMTGRYTITIKYGGDEIPYSPYRIHALPTGDASKCLVTVSIGGHGLGSGIGPTIQIGEETVITVDAKAAGKGKVTCKVSTPDGAELDVDVVENADGTFDIYYTAPEPGKYVITIRFGGENIPNSPFHVVATDDPISPVDGMEPVLRPFSLVIPFTVQKGEITGEVRMPSGRTACPHITDNKDGTVTVKYSPTERGLHEMDIKYDGKHIPGSPLQFYVDAINGGHVTAYGPGLSHGTVNRPATFTIVTKDAGEGGLSLAVEGPSKAEISCKDNKDGTCTVSYLPTAPGDYNIIVKFDDKHIAGSPFTAKITGDESMRTSQLNVGTATDVSLKITETDLSSLMASIRAPSGNEEPCLLKRLPNRHIGISFTPKEVGEHVVSVKKNGKHVTNSPFKIMVGQSEIGDASKVKVYGQGLVEGHTFEVAEFIVDTRSAGYGGLGLSIEGPSKVDINCEDVEDGTCKVTYCPTEPGNYIINIKFADQHVPGSPFTVKVFGDGRMKESITRKRQAPSIATVGSTCDLNLKIPGEASKQEMTAQVTSPGGKTEDAEIIKGDDSTYSVRFIPQEMGAHTVNVKYRGQHVPGSPFQFTVGPLGEGGAHKVRAGGTGLDRGVAGIPAEFSIWTREAGAGGLSIAVEGPSKAEITFEDRKDGSCGVIYVVQEPGDYEVSIKFNDEHIPDSPFIVPIATLSDDARRLTITSLQEVALKVGQEASFAVQLNGARGLIDAKIHTPSGAIEECYITELDSDQHAIRFIPRENGVHSIDVRFNGSHVPGSPFKIRVGEPGQVGDPGMVSAFGPGLEGGTTGVASEFVVNTCNAGSGALAVTIDGPSKVKMDCQECPEGYKVSYTPMAPGHYLISIKYGGPQHIVGSPFKAKVSGPRLSGGHSLHETSSVLVETVTKSSAMGGAFASLPKFSSDASKVISRGAGLSKAFVGQKNTFTVDCSKAGTNMLMVGVHGPKTPCEEVYVKHMGNRMYNVTYTVKEQGSYILIVKWGDENVPGSPFHVTVP; encoded by the exons GTGATCGCTCCAGAGGAGATCGTTGACCCGAACGTGGACGAGCACTCTGTGATGACCTACCTGTCTCAGTTCCCCAAATCTAAACTGAAGCCCGGCGCCCCACTGAGGGCGAAGACCCTGCACCCGAAGAGGGCCAAAGCCTACGGACCCG GTATTGAGCCTCGAGGTAACGTGGTTCTGAAACCAGCTGAGTTTCTGGTGGAGACAGTGGAGGCTGGACTGGGTGAGGTTCTGGTTTATGTGGAAGATCCAGAGGGACACACAGAGGAG GCCCGGGTGATCCCCAACAACGACAAGAACAGAACCTACTCCGTGGTCTACCTGCCCAAAGTGGAGGGGCTTCATAAA GTGAAAGTGCTGTTTGCTGGGCAGGACATCGACAGAAGTCCCTTCATGGTGAACATTTCGAAGGCCATGGGCGACCCGAGCAGAGTTCAGGCCCGCGGGCCGGGACTGCAGTCGACTGGAAATGTGGCCAACAAACCGACATACTTTGACATTTACACTGCAG gGGCGGGTGCTGGAGATGTAGGCGTCATCATTGTGGATTCAAACGGTCGGAGGGATACAGTGGAGATTGTCTTGGAGAACAAAGGCGACAGTATTTTCCGCTGCACCTATGTTCCCGTCCTGGAGGGGCCCCACACCGTCTATGTGACCTTTGCTGGGCAGCAGATTCCCAGAAGCCCTTTCACCGTCCACATCTCAGAGG CCTGCAACCCGAACGCCTGCAGAGCTTCGGGCCGAGGTCTGCAGCCGAAGGGGCTGAGGGTGAAAGAAGTGGCAGATTTTAAAGTTTACACTAAAGGAGCCGGCAGCGGAGAGCTCAAAGTCACCGTGAAGGGACCGA AGGGCCTGGAGGAGCCGGTGAAGGTTCTCGAGATGGAAAACGGGATATTTGAGTGTAATTATTACCCCATCATGACGGGAAAATACATCGTAACCATCACCTGGGGAGGACACAGCATCCCACGCAG tccatTTGAGGTTCAGGTGAGTGTGGAGGCGGGGCCTCAGAAGGTGAGGGCCTGGGGCCCGGGTCTGGAGACTGGCATGGTGGGGAAGAGTGCTGACTTTGTGGTGGAAGCCATCGGCACGGAGGTGGGAACACTCG GTTTCTCCATCGAGGGTCCCTCTCAGGCGAAGATCGAGTGTGATGATAAAGGCGATGGGTCATGTGATGTTCGATACTGGCCCACCGAACCGGGCGACTACGCTGTGCACGTCATATGTGACGACGAGGACATCAAGGACAGTCCCTTCATGGCTCACATCCTCCCTGCTGCCAACGACGTCTTCCCTGAAAAC GTGAAATGTTACGGTCCAGGTCTGGAGCCGCTCGGCTGCATCGTCAACAAACCTGCTGATTTCACCATCGATACCCACGAAGCCGGCAGAGGAGAGCTGAAGCTCTACGCTCAG GATGCAGAGGGTTTCCCCATCGACATTCAGATCACAGATAACGGAGACAACACCTTCTTCTGTGTTTACACTCCCTCAAAACCCATCAAACACACAATCATCATCACCTGGGGCGAAGTCAACGTCCCCAACAGCCCCTTCAGG GTGATGATAGGAGAGGGCAGCCATCCAGAGAAAGTGAAGGTGTACGGTCCTGGTGTGGAGAAGACGGGACTGAAGGCCAACGAGCCGACCTACTTCACTGTGGACTGCAGCGAGGCCGGACAAG GTGACGTCAGCATCGGGATCAAGTGTGCTCCGGGTGTGGTCGGTCCAGCAGAGGCCGACATCGACTTTGACATCATCAAGAACGACAACGACACATTCACAGTGAAGTACACGCCCCCGGGCGCCGGTCAGTACACCATCATGGTGCTGTTCGCTGATCAG GAAATTCCCATCAGCCCCTTTAGAATAAAGGTGGATCCTTCCCATGACGCAGCTAAAGTCCGAGCAGAAGGACCTGGACTCAGCAAGACAG GCGTCGAAGTGGGGAAACCGACTCACTTCACCATTTTCACAAAGGGAGCCGGGAAAGCCAAACCTGAGGTTTATTTCACCGGAGCAGCTAAAGGGGACGCCGTCAGAGACTTCGAGATCATCGACAACCACGACTACTCGTACACCGTCCGCTACACCGCAGTCCAGCAG GGGAACATGTCCGTCACTGTGTGTCATGGAGGAGACCCCATCCCCAAAAGTCCATTTAACATCAGTGTGGCCCCCCCACTAGACCTCAGCAAGGTCAAAGTTCAGGGTTTGAACAACA AGGTGGACGTTGGGAAGGACGAGGAGTTCACCGTCAGCACTCAGGGTGCCGGAGGTCAGGGCAAACTGGACGTCAAGATCACCTCCCCTTCACGTCGACCAATCCCCTGCAAGCTGGAGTCGGGCACGGCCAATGAGATGCACACAGTGAAGTACATACCCCCTGAGGAAGGGCCGTATAGAGTGGACATCACCTACGACGGAAACCCCGTACCAGGAAGTCCGTTCACCGTGGAGGGCGTCATGCCGCCTGACCCTACAAAG GTTCGCGCCTATGGTCCCGGTCTTCAGGGTGGTGTTGTAGGTAAACCAGCCCCCTTTGCCATTGATACAAAGGGAGCCGGTACCGGTGGTCTGGGCCTGACGGTGGAGGGACCCTGTGAGGCCAAGATCGAATGCCAGGACAATGGTGATGGATCCTGCTCCGTGTCCTACCTGCCCACAGAGCCCGGCGAGTACGCCATCAACATCCTGTTTGCAGACCAGCACATCCCCGGTTCCCCCTTCAAGGCCATGGTCCAGTCTGCGTTTGACCCCAGCAAGGTGACGGCCAGCGGCCCTGGCCTGGAGCGAGCGAAAGTCAACGAGGACGGATCCTTTACGGTGGACTGCTCTAAGGCCGGAGAGGCCGAGCTCACCATCGAGATCATCTCCGACTCCGGAGCCAAAGCTGAAGTTCACGTCCAGAACAACAGCGACGGGACCTACTCCATCACCTACATCCCCCAGTTCCACGGCATGTACACCATCACCATCAAATATGGAGGACACGCAGTACCGAAGTTCCCCACCCGACTACAGGTGGACCCGGCTGTGGACACCAGCGGGGTGAAGGTCTACGGACCTGGAGTCGAACCCAGAG GCGTCCTGAGGGAAGTGACTACCCATTTCATAGTGGACGCTCGGGCCCACTACAAGAGCGGCGGCAGCCATATCAAAGCCTGCATCTCCAATCCATCAGGCAGCAACACGGACGCCTACATCACCGACAAAGGCGACGGGACCTACAGAGTGGAGTACACGCCATACGAGGATG GTTTGCATCTGATTGAACTGTTGTTTGATGAGGTCTCAGTTCCTAAGAGCCCGTTCAGGGTGTCGGTGGCCGAGGGCTGTGATCCCAGTCGAGTCCGAGCGTACGGTCCCGGCCTGGAGGAAGGACTGGTTAACAAACCAAACCGCTTCACAGTCGAGACCAG AGGGGCTGGCACCGGAGGTCTTGGCCTGGCTATTGAGGGTCCATCTGAGGCAAAGATGTCATGTAAGGACAACAAAGATGGCAGCTGCAGTGTGGAGTACATCCCCTTCACTCCTGGAGAGTACGACGTCAACATCACCTTTGGAGGCCTTCCCATCCCAG GGAGCCCATTCCGGGTTCCAGTGCGAGAGCTGGTGGATCCCAGTAAAGTGAAGTGTTCAGGTCCCGGCCTGGGAAGTGGAGTCCGAGCCCACGTCCCTCAGACCTTCACTGTTGACAGCAGCAAGGCTGGGGTGGCCCCCCTGGAGGTCCTGCTGTATGGGCCCACAG GTGTGGCCGAGCCAATCAGCATCACTGACAATGGTGACGGCACTCACACAGTCAACTACACTCCTGCCAACGACGGCCCGTACACGGTGTGTGTGAAGTACGCCGACCAGGAGGTCCCTCGCAG TCCTTTTAAGATCAAGACTCTACCGGCTCACGATGCCAGTAAAGTGCGAGCCAGCGGTCCAGGTCTGAATGCATCCGGAGTTCCGGCCAGTCTGCCGGTTGAGTTCACCATCGACGCCCGAGACGCCGGAGAGGGACTGCTCACTGTTCAGATACTG GATCCGGAGGGAAAACCCAAGAAGGCGAACATCCGAGACAACAGAGACGGGACGTACACGGTGTCATACGTACCGGACATGACGGGCCGTTACACCATCACCATCAAATACGGAGGAGACGAGATCCCGTATTCGCCGTACCGCATCCACGCCCTGCCCACCGGAGACGCCAGCAAGTGTCTGGTCACAG TGTCGATCGGAGGACACGGACTGG GATCAGGTATCGGTCCGACCATCCAGATCGGAGAGGAGACGGTAATCACCGTGGATGCAAAGGCTGCTGGGAAAGGTAAAGTCACCTGTAAGGTGTCGACTCCTGACGGAGCGGAGCTGGACGTGGACGTGGTGGAGAACGCCGACGGGACGTTTGATATTTATTACACGGCTCCGGAGCCCGGGAAGTACGTCATCACTATCCGGTTCGGAGGAGAAAACATTCCCAACAGCCCCTTCCACGTGGTG GCCACCGATGATCCCATCAGCCCCGTGGACGGGATGGAGCCCGTGCTCCGCCCCTTCAGTCTGGTCATTCCCTTCACCGTGCAGAAAGGAGAGATCACAG GTGAAGTGCGAATGCCGTCTGGTCGAACCGCCTGTCCTCACATCACCGACAACAAGGACGGCACCGTCACCGTGAAATACTCCCCGACAGAACGAGGCCTGCACGAGATGGACATCAAATATGATGGAAAACATATCCCAG GAAGTCCACTCCAGTTCTACGTTGATGCCATTAACGGTGGTCATGTGACGGCGTACGGCCCTGGTCTGAGTCACGGCACAGTGAACAGACCGGCCACCTTCACCATCGTTACTAAAGACGCTGGAGAAG GTGGTCTGTCTCTGGCTGTTGAGGGTCCGTCTAAAGCAGAGATCAGctgtaaagacaacaaagaCGGGACCTGTACTGTGTCCTACCTGCCCACCGCACCTGGAGACTACAACATCATCGTCAAGTTTGATGACAAACACATCGCCGGCAGCCCCTTCACTGCCAAGATCACTG GTGATGAGTCCATGAGGACGTCTCAGCTGAATGTCGGCACAGCAACAGACGTTTCCTTAAAAATCACAGAGACAGACCTGAGCAGTCTGATGGCGAGCATCAGAGCGCCATCTGGGAACGAGGAGCCATGTCTGCTGAAGAGGTTGCCCAACAGACACATTG GGATCTCGTTTACACCAAAGGAAGTGGGCGAACACGTGGTGAGCGTGAAGAAGAACGGGAAACACGTGACCAACAGTCCGTTCAAGATCATGGTGGGTCAGTCGGAGATTGGAGACGCCAGCAAGGTGAAGGTTTACGGCCAGGGGCTGGTGGAGGGACACACCTTCGAAGTGGCCGAATTCATCGTTGACACCAGGAGTGCAG GTTACGGAGGTCTGGGTCTGTCCATCGAGGGTCCCAGTAAAGTGGACATTAACTGTGAGGACGTGGAGGACGGGACGTGTAAAGTCACTTACTGTCCAACTGAACCTGGAAActacatcatcaacatcaagTTCGCCGACCAACACGTCCCAG GAAGTCCGTTCACGGTGAAGGTGTTTGGTGACGGCAGGATGAAGGAGAGCATCACCCGGAAACGTCAGGCTCCCTCCATCGCTACTGTGGGCAGCACCTGTGACCTCAACCTCAAAATACCAG GTGAGGCAAGTAAGCAGGAGATGACAGCTCAGGTGACGAGTCCTGGAGGAAAGACGGAGGACGCAGAGATCATTAAAGGAGATGACAGCACCTACAGCGTCCGCTTCATACCTCAGGAGATGGGAGCTCACACTGTTAACGTTAAATATCGGGGCCAACACGTCCCCGGGAGCCCCTTCCAATTCACTGTGGGGCCTCTGGGAGAGGGAGGGGCCCACAAGGTCCGGGCAGGGGGGACGGGGCTGGACCGAGGAGTGGCAGGGATCCCAG cTGAGTTCAGTATCTGGACCAGAGAGGCCGGAGCTGGAGGTCTGTCAATCGCTGTGGAGGGACCGAGCAAGGCCGAGATCACCTTTGAAGACAGGAAGGACGGATCCTGTGGCGTCATCTACGTAGTTCAGGAGCCTG GTGACTACGAGGTTTCCATTAAGTTCAACGATGAACACATCCCAGACTCTCCATTCATCGTCCCCATTGCCACTCTGTCTGATGACGCTCGCCGCCTCACCATCACCAGCCTGCAG GAGGTGGCCCTAAAAGTTGGGCAGGAGGCCTCCTTTGCTGTCCAGCTGAATGGAGCCAGAGGGCTGATCGATGCTAAGATCCACACACCATCCGGAGCCATAGAGGAGTGCTACATCACTGAGCTGGACAGCG ACCAGCATGCCATCAGGTTCATCCCGAGGGAAAATGGAGTTCATTCCATCGACGTTCGTTTCAACGGCAGCCATGTTCCCGGCAGTCCCTTCAAGATCAGAGTGGGAGAACCAGGACAGGTTGGAGATCCCGGCATGGTGTCTGCTTTCGGACCAGGACTGGAGGGAGGAACCACAG GCGTGGCGTCAGAGTTTGTTGTGAACACGTGTAATGCTGGCTCAGGGGCTCTGGCTGTGACCATCGATGGACCGTCGAAGGTCAAGATGGACTGTCAGGAGTGTCCTGAGGGCTACAAGGTCTCCTATACACCTATGGCTCCTGGACACTACCTGATCTCCATCAAGTATGGCGGACCCCAGCACATCGTAGGCAGCCCCTTCAAGGCCAAAGTCTCAG GACCTCGTCTGTCCGGGGGCCACAGTCTGCATGAGACATCGTCTGTTCTCGTGGAAACTGTCACCAAGTCATCAGCGATGGGAGGGGCCTTCGCCTCCTTACCCAAATTCTCCTCAGACGCCAGTAAAGTCATCTCCAGAGGCGCCGGCCTGTCGAAGGCCTTCGTAGGTCAGAAGAACACGTTCACAGTGGACTGCAGCAAAGCAG GCACCAACATGTTGATGGTGGGCGTTCACGGGCCAAAGACGCCCTGCGAGGAGGTCTACGTCAAACACATGGGCAACCGGATGTACAACGTCACGTATACGGTCAAAGAACAAGGCAGCTACATCCTCATCGTCAAATGGGGCGACGAGAACGTCCCCGGCAGTCCCTTCCACGTCACCGTCCCTTAA